One window from the genome of Bdellovibrionales bacterium encodes:
- a CDS encoding efflux RND transporter permease subunit, whose amino-acid sequence MKNNKLGFAGKLAQTFVHSKLTPVIAISSLLLGLVAVYLTPKEEEPQISVPMIDIRAAAPGFTAEEAERKVTEPIERAVWGLDGVEYVYSTSQPHGSLVTVRFKVGEPMEPSLVKIHHKLMTIQHELPGNVLSPQVKSFSIDDVPFLVLTFTSKKMDEFALRSSVAPLARELSSTPDLSKVELLGGQKRAIRVVADPKRMQAYGISLMAIMQSLKMNDALAPSGKNWSEREVFDVEVGGRLHSGQEVGDLAIGQRAGRVVFIKDVAQVLDGPEEIVRSSVLLEKNQEPEKAVSIVFSKRKGTNVVTLSREILQRADSFLKEQPQKADLRMTVVRDYGSTAADKSNELIEHLLLATLSVSVLIALFMGIRASLVVAIAIPVTLALTLAIYYFMGYTLNRVTLFALIFSIGILVDDAIVVVENIERHLKENTRDGLVNATIKAVNEVGNPTILATFTVIAAILPMAFVRGLMGPYMKPIPIGASFAMLLSLFVAFVVTPWAAVKLLKANHNDNSRSEPKVSRLDQLYQAVMETLLGSKKQALLFGAFSVLLLLAAISLVYFKSVKVKMLPFDNKQEFQVLIDYPATTPLLVGKQWSTDLANEILKNEEVESVQVFAGEASPYSFSGMVKHTFLRNSDYQNDLQVVLTEKAKRKDSSHQIIESLRPLIKKFGSDKGAVTKVLEIPPGPPVLATMMAEVYGPNAQARERVTKEIESIFAAEPSVVDLDTTLRLGRPRKVFEYDQVQGGLLGTRSSELMELGRLVFSETPVTALANVNSPEHVEVNLSLKQDARSGEQAFVGLRVPSFETGTVEADKVLKPAKDEANKSLYRKNLKPVSYVMSELSGSEEAPVYGILKLASKIKYPLQTADVPWNTVAPVVKWDGEWFITFEVFRDLGGAFAVVMVLIYILVLGWFRSFSVPLIIMAPIPISLIGILPGHAILGSYFTATSMIGFIAGAGIIVRNSIILVDFIEHQLGLGMNLKEAVVSAGVLRFRPMLLTAAAVVVGSSVMLADPIFQGLAISLIFGEVAATILSRFAVPILYYWFVGNSRVREIAMETITEGE is encoded by the coding sequence ATGAAAAATAACAAACTTGGCTTTGCCGGAAAACTGGCTCAAACATTCGTTCATTCTAAGCTTACGCCCGTCATTGCGATTTCCAGTCTTCTGCTCGGACTGGTCGCCGTTTATTTAACCCCGAAAGAAGAAGAACCGCAGATCTCGGTGCCGATGATTGACATTAGAGCAGCCGCTCCGGGGTTTACGGCAGAAGAAGCAGAAAGAAAAGTGACTGAACCTATCGAGCGCGCGGTATGGGGACTCGATGGTGTTGAGTATGTCTATTCGACCAGTCAACCACACGGAAGCCTTGTGACGGTCCGATTCAAAGTCGGCGAGCCGATGGAGCCCAGTCTTGTTAAGATTCATCATAAGCTGATGACGATCCAACATGAACTTCCAGGCAATGTTCTGTCTCCGCAGGTAAAATCATTTTCAATTGATGATGTTCCCTTTCTTGTTTTGACATTCACATCTAAAAAAATGGATGAGTTTGCGCTGAGAAGTTCGGTTGCTCCTCTCGCTCGCGAGCTATCAAGCACGCCAGATCTTTCAAAGGTCGAGCTTTTAGGCGGACAAAAGAGAGCGATTCGAGTGGTTGCAGATCCAAAAAGGATGCAGGCCTATGGGATCTCTCTTATGGCGATCATGCAGTCACTTAAAATGAATGATGCCCTCGCGCCTTCCGGGAAAAACTGGAGTGAAAGGGAAGTGTTCGATGTTGAGGTCGGCGGACGATTGCACTCAGGGCAAGAGGTAGGAGACCTGGCTATTGGACAAAGAGCGGGGCGAGTTGTCTTTATCAAAGATGTGGCCCAGGTTTTGGACGGCCCAGAGGAAATCGTTCGTAGTTCGGTTCTATTAGAAAAAAATCAAGAGCCCGAAAAAGCCGTTTCAATTGTCTTCTCAAAAAGAAAAGGCACGAATGTCGTGACACTTTCACGTGAAATTCTCCAAAGGGCCGATTCTTTTCTTAAGGAACAGCCGCAGAAAGCTGATCTCAGAATGACAGTCGTCAGGGACTATGGATCGACCGCTGCCGATAAGTCGAACGAACTGATTGAGCACTTGCTCCTAGCAACACTATCAGTTTCAGTTTTGATCGCGTTATTTATGGGCATTCGCGCATCACTTGTCGTGGCAATCGCAATTCCCGTAACCTTGGCACTGACACTCGCAATCTATTACTTTATGGGCTACACGCTCAATCGCGTTACTCTTTTTGCTCTGATCTTTTCCATCGGTATTTTGGTCGACGATGCCATCGTCGTTGTCGAAAATATCGAACGCCACCTCAAAGAAAACACCAGAGATGGTTTAGTCAATGCCACGATCAAAGCCGTGAACGAAGTCGGAAATCCAACAATCCTTGCGACATTTACGGTTATCGCTGCGATCCTTCCGATGGCATTCGTAAGAGGCCTTATGGGACCGTATATGAAGCCAATTCCGATTGGGGCTAGCTTTGCAATGTTGTTGTCTTTGTTTGTCGCCTTTGTCGTAACACCTTGGGCGGCGGTAAAGCTCTTAAAGGCCAATCACAATGACAATTCAAGGTCAGAACCAAAAGTAAGTCGTCTGGACCAGCTTTATCAGGCGGTCATGGAGACACTGCTCGGATCAAAGAAGCAGGCGCTTCTGTTCGGGGCATTTTCAGTTCTTTTGCTTTTAGCCGCAATCAGTTTGGTCTATTTTAAGTCTGTTAAGGTAAAAATGCTTCCTTTCGACAATAAGCAGGAGTTTCAAGTCTTGATCGACTACCCTGCAACGACACCGCTTTTGGTGGGTAAGCAATGGTCAACCGATCTTGCTAATGAAATTCTGAAAAACGAAGAAGTGGAATCAGTGCAAGTGTTCGCGGGCGAAGCTTCTCCGTATTCATTTTCTGGAATGGTTAAACACACTTTTCTAAGGAACTCTGATTACCAAAATGATCTGCAAGTTGTTTTAACGGAAAAAGCAAAGCGGAAAGATTCTAGCCACCAAATCATTGAGAGCTTGCGTCCTTTAATCAAAAAGTTTGGCAGCGACAAGGGAGCTGTCACAAAAGTTCTCGAAATCCCTCCTGGTCCCCCTGTGCTTGCGACAATGATGGCCGAGGTCTATGGACCTAATGCTCAGGCACGAGAAAGGGTCACAAAAGAAATCGAGTCTATTTTTGCCGCTGAGCCAAGTGTTGTTGATCTTGACACGACTTTGAGATTGGGGCGACCTCGGAAGGTCTTTGAGTATGATCAAGTTCAAGGTGGCCTTTTAGGAACAAGGTCGAGTGAGCTGATGGAGTTGGGGCGCTTGGTATTTTCGGAAACTCCAGTTACAGCTTTGGCGAATGTGAATTCTCCCGAACATGTGGAGGTTAATCTATCTTTGAAACAAGATGCCCGCTCGGGTGAACAAGCTTTTGTTGGTCTTCGCGTACCTTCATTTGAAACCGGAACAGTAGAAGCTGATAAAGTTCTGAAGCCGGCGAAGGACGAGGCGAACAAAAGCCTGTATCGAAAGAATTTGAAGCCCGTTTCATACGTGATGAGTGAACTGTCTGGAAGCGAAGAAGCACCGGTCTACGGTATTTTGAAGCTTGCCTCAAAAATCAAGTATCCTCTGCAAACTGCAGATGTTCCCTGGAATACGGTCGCGCCCGTAGTCAAGTGGGATGGCGAGTGGTTCATCACCTTTGAGGTGTTTAGAGATCTGGGTGGGGCCTTTGCGGTGGTCATGGTTTTGATTTACATCTTGGTACTTGGCTGGTTCAGGAGTTTTTCTGTTCCCTTGATCATCATGGCGCCGATACCAATTAGTCTTATTGGCATTCTGCCGGGTCACGCTATTTTGGGATCATATTTTACGGCGACGTCGATGATCGGCTTCATTGCTGGAGCAGGGATTATCGTGCGTAACTCAATTATTCTTGTCGACTTCATAGAGCATCAATTGGGCCTTGGGATGAATCTAAAAGAGGCTGTGGTGAGCGCTGGCGTTTTGAGATTCCGCCCAATGCTGCTGACTGCGGCCGCCGTCGTTGTTGGCAGTTCAGTCATGCTTGCAGATCCAATCTTTCAAGGTTTGGCTATCAGTCTGATTTTTGGTGAGGTTGCCGCCACTATCTTAAGTCGTTTTGCGGTGCCCATTCTGTACTATTGGTTTGTCGGAAATAGCAGAGTCAGAGAAATCGCCATGGAAACAATTACTGAAGGAGAATGA
- a CDS encoding DUF2892 domain-containing protein, producing the protein MTIERQVRAFAGIFVLVSLSLAHYHSPNWLWFTTFVGANLLQSSLTGFCPLEIFLRKVQKK; encoded by the coding sequence ATGACAATTGAAAGGCAAGTTCGTGCTTTTGCGGGTATTTTTGTTTTAGTGAGCCTTTCGTTAGCCCACTATCACTCGCCCAATTGGCTGTGGTTTACAACTTTCGTTGGAGCAAATCTGCTGCAATCGAGTCTGACCGGATTTTGTCCATTGGAAATATTTCTTAGGAAAGTTCAAAAAAAATAG
- a CDS encoding DUF2892 domain-containing protein, whose amino-acid sequence MKTNIHSIERVVRIVLGLLLVSLAFVGPANLWFLLGLIPIATGVIGWCPPYAMLGINTCNIGKSK is encoded by the coding sequence ATGAAAACTAATATTCATTCAATCGAGCGAGTGGTCAGAATTGTTCTCGGGTTATTACTTGTCTCGCTTGCGTTCGTTGGACCAGCGAATCTTTGGTTTCTCTTAGGCTTAATCCCAATCGCAACGGGTGTTATCGGCTGGTGTCCTCCCTACGCTATGTTGGGAATTAACACCTGTAATATCGGAAAAAGTAAGTAA
- a CDS encoding guanosine monophosphate reductase has translation MFDWKALTGRGKAYTFDDVLIVPNKSDVRSRRSPDLKTRLTRETSIEKPFISANMDTVTEHEMAIGMNQLGAIGILHRFMSICEQVEQVAKIKASGARDIAASIGVNDDFKDRAKALVDSGVNILTIDIAHGHSVAMIETLVWLKTEFPSIQLIAGNVATPKSTEDLIEAGAHAIKVGIGPGSMCTTRIITGCGVPQLTAISLCAQVARPKGVPVIADGGIRSSGDIFKALAAGADAVMLGSLLSGTIESPGPIHNGMKQYRGMASKSAQASWRGGVPEGMAPEGESTLVPVKGHISDVINALSGGLRSGMSYINALAIEDIRANSLFVEMTPMGYFESRAHGLKN, from the coding sequence ATGTTTGACTGGAAAGCCCTGACTGGCAGAGGCAAGGCCTACACCTTTGACGATGTCCTCATTGTCCCTAACAAATCCGATGTACGATCCCGACGAAGCCCTGATCTAAAAACCCGACTGACTCGGGAAACAAGTATTGAAAAACCTTTTATTAGCGCCAACATGGACACGGTAACCGAACACGAGATGGCAATTGGAATGAACCAACTCGGAGCGATCGGTATTCTTCATAGATTTATGTCGATCTGTGAACAAGTTGAACAAGTTGCAAAAATCAAGGCTTCAGGAGCGAGAGACATTGCCGCGTCCATTGGGGTCAACGATGACTTTAAGGATCGCGCCAAGGCCTTGGTGGACTCAGGAGTCAACATTCTCACTATCGATATAGCTCATGGACATTCTGTTGCCATGATTGAAACTCTTGTTTGGCTAAAAACCGAGTTTCCCTCCATCCAGTTGATCGCAGGCAACGTCGCCACTCCAAAAAGCACGGAGGATCTCATAGAAGCTGGCGCCCATGCGATCAAGGTGGGCATAGGCCCCGGTTCCATGTGCACAACTCGAATCATTACCGGATGCGGCGTTCCGCAGCTCACGGCGATTTCTCTTTGCGCTCAAGTTGCCAGACCAAAAGGAGTCCCCGTCATCGCAGATGGAGGAATCAGGTCCTCCGGCGATATTTTCAAGGCCCTTGCTGCAGGGGCGGATGCTGTTATGCTCGGCTCTCTTCTTTCTGGAACAATTGAGTCTCCAGGACCTATCCACAATGGGATGAAACAATACCGTGGCATGGCATCAAAATCCGCACAAGCCTCCTGGAGAGGCGGAGTCCCGGAGGGAATGGCTCCTGAGGGGGAGTCCACCCTCGTCCCCGTAAAGGGCCATATTTCAGATGTTATCAATGCGTTATCTGGCGGACTGAGAAGCGGCATGTCATATATCAACGCATTGGCCATCGAGGATATCCGAGCCAACTCCCTATTTGTCGAGATGACGCCCATGGGGTACTTCGAATCAAGAGCACATGGACTAAAGAACTGA
- a CDS encoding DUF502 domain-containing protein, which yields MRTFLGIFGRGLVALLPTFLSVYILIRFFQWADNIIHSLLALLLPDSFYIPGMGIVFGVLFIFILGLSLSHYLGNKAHQLLDRLFRQVPLVKSIYIAIQDLTDYFSPEKGAGGDGQVVAVKWPDSGAQAIGLVTRSDLSGLPNGLDREGRVAVFFPMSYQMGGFTLFLPKTWLTPLDMKVETVMRSALTGWIKKK from the coding sequence ATGAGAACCTTTTTAGGTATTTTTGGTCGTGGTTTAGTGGCTTTGCTACCGACTTTTTTGTCGGTGTATATTTTGATTCGTTTTTTTCAATGGGCAGATAACATCATTCATAGTTTATTGGCTCTGCTTCTTCCGGACAGTTTTTACATTCCCGGTATGGGGATTGTCTTTGGAGTTTTATTTATATTTATCCTGGGCCTTTCCCTTTCTCATTATTTGGGGAACAAAGCTCATCAATTACTTGATCGTCTTTTTCGTCAGGTCCCATTGGTAAAGAGCATTTACATCGCCATTCAAGATCTGACGGATTATTTCTCTCCGGAAAAAGGCGCAGGTGGAGATGGACAAGTCGTTGCGGTGAAGTGGCCCGACTCGGGCGCTCAAGCAATAGGATTGGTGACACGGAGTGATTTGTCGGGGCTTCCAAATGGTTTGGACAGAGAGGGCAGAGTGGCAGTTTTTTTCCCGATGAGTTACCAGATGGGGGGCTTTACCCTATTTCTTCCCAAGACTTGGCTAACTCCGCTTGATATGAAGGTAGAGACGGTCATGCGTTCAGCGCTCACGGGTTGGATAAAAAAGAAGTAG
- a CDS encoding TolC family protein — translation MKKFIFVGSVIFFVASAARAETLSFGSAWSKVNEGSAAQESSRLQAESLIESQSRASRHWLPKVYIDARTYQTNDPGTSFFGLLEQRSIKQTDFSVDSINHPDPHVYTRGALGVDLALYEGGMKSSQVDLLEHSVAAQKSVTSQIQIEQYSAVGLSYGSIAVLEQQKGRLQELNSEVTRMINGYQLGSKSNPVGYSGLLGMKSLANRLSGLIKQYEAQSRSHYATLSEMGLKDQDWSPEDIESIVFVNRYFSDSSQQHESLSSYKIESAKENAKASEEVANMEKAKFLPRAGVFAETFVFNGSRDTANGYTAGLYLQWSLYDPSSYGSLREAKLKSMAAAKYSEASDQQERAERAALNEALKSFRQNIELLNDSHKLLVEQSKMTETLFRNGSINALQIVEILSRRADLIAQQGEAELGLIKAGSQVITKQKFDIGMHVGSGVKNEK, via the coding sequence ATGAAAAAGTTCATTTTCGTAGGAAGTGTCATTTTCTTTGTTGCAAGTGCGGCTCGTGCTGAAACGCTATCGTTTGGATCCGCCTGGAGTAAAGTCAATGAGGGGTCCGCTGCTCAAGAGTCCTCACGATTACAGGCGGAGTCCTTGATTGAATCCCAATCAAGAGCGTCTCGTCATTGGTTGCCTAAAGTTTACATTGACGCAAGAACCTATCAGACCAACGATCCCGGGACTTCGTTTTTTGGACTTCTCGAACAGCGTTCCATTAAGCAAACTGATTTCAGTGTGGACTCGATCAATCATCCGGATCCTCATGTGTACACACGAGGTGCGCTAGGAGTCGATTTAGCGCTATATGAGGGCGGAATGAAATCATCCCAAGTGGATCTTCTCGAGCACTCAGTTGCCGCACAAAAGAGTGTAACATCACAAATCCAAATCGAGCAATACTCTGCCGTCGGCCTCTCTTACGGATCTATTGCAGTTCTTGAACAACAAAAAGGTAGACTTCAGGAATTGAATTCGGAGGTCACGCGAATGATCAATGGATATCAGCTTGGGAGCAAATCGAATCCCGTCGGATATTCGGGCTTGCTCGGAATGAAGTCCCTGGCAAATCGACTCAGTGGTCTCATCAAGCAATACGAGGCTCAGAGTCGGTCTCACTACGCTACACTGAGTGAGATGGGTTTGAAAGACCAGGATTGGTCTCCGGAAGATATTGAGTCAATTGTTTTTGTGAATCGCTATTTCTCCGATTCTTCACAGCAGCACGAGTCCCTCTCCTCCTATAAAATTGAATCTGCAAAAGAGAATGCGAAAGCCAGTGAGGAAGTGGCCAATATGGAAAAAGCAAAGTTCCTTCCGCGTGCGGGGGTTTTTGCTGAAACTTTTGTTTTCAACGGTAGTCGCGACACGGCGAACGGCTACACTGCCGGACTCTATTTACAGTGGAGTCTTTATGACCCTTCTAGCTATGGCAGCCTCAGGGAAGCGAAATTGAAATCGATGGCCGCCGCGAAATATTCAGAGGCCTCAGATCAACAAGAGCGCGCTGAGCGAGCGGCTCTGAATGAAGCACTCAAGTCCTTTCGACAAAATATTGAGCTTCTGAATGACAGTCATAAGTTACTAGTTGAGCAATCCAAAATGACTGAGACTCTCTTCAGAAATGGATCCATAAATGCGCTTCAGATTGTGGAAATACTCAGTCGGCGAGCCGACCTCATTGCCCAGCAAGGCGAAGCCGAGCTTGGCCTGATCAAAGCTGGTTCTCAAGTCATCACAAAGCAGAAATTTGATATTGGAATGCATGTTGGTTCAGGAGTGAAAAATGAAAAATAA
- a CDS encoding GFA family protein: protein MSAEKKYHGSCLCKSITYEIETPIKFVVHDHCTICRRANAAAFVTWGGVNSEQFKLTHGGEYLTSFKYSHESERQFCKICGSQLFFRAKRWEGEVHFTRATIHEEMDEQPKAHVFYSDKASWVEVGDLLPKFGGPTGMVTLDN, encoded by the coding sequence ATGTCTGCTGAAAAGAAATATCACGGTTCTTGCCTTTGCAAATCTATAACATATGAAATTGAAACTCCCATAAAATTTGTGGTTCACGATCACTGTACAATATGTCGTCGAGCAAATGCTGCTGCATTTGTCACATGGGGAGGAGTAAATTCAGAACAATTCAAACTTACTCACGGCGGTGAATATTTGACATCCTTTAAATACTCTCACGAATCAGAAAGGCAATTTTGTAAAATTTGTGGAAGTCAGCTGTTTTTTAGAGCTAAGCGATGGGAAGGAGAGGTTCATTTCACTCGTGCCACCATTCATGAGGAGATGGATGAACAACCGAAGGCACATGTTTTTTATAGCGATAAAGCCTCTTGGGTTGAAGTTGGTGATCTTTTACCAAAATTCGGAGGCCCCACAGGAATGGTGACTCTTGACAATTAG
- a CDS encoding VWA domain-containing protein, whose translation MHKSYKSNLNLMAVIYAAFVAVIVGVTAPSLAGWWPWGQSDQDKKEEIAENSREQRLANLRTQVEALKLKDLKERKFSGEIRFTEGRVSEKSDPSTALDGSSEIQSDLSFSIPDIDTFAVPVLPDTGDHTITVEIFSSTEKSTDKGRDNWLNQMARLYNELPSKAGKVAIRRIDSGTAYQFLVQQMLKPDEAYSVEAFSPSNGLWVRMAEARGVPLAKISDSLVQNVAGIVISKEKLRLINNGLDAAQFSVTNLVDAVNNGKIRMGYTNPYSSSTGLNFLATVLETLAAQNQTDFSSPLVTDAFRKFQDGVPLIYESTLQMREAVKGGESLDAMVMEYQTFINSADLRDRFQFLPFGEPHGNPLYASSDLDHKKMEILKDFAHFVEQNADAKQMAREMGFFGRPDYVSGSQVSGKDLIAMQKIWKREKTSGRSVNAIFLGDISGSMNDYKRLQMVIESLVIGAEFIRPENRVGLILFDDRVTRALPIEPFLNKQKLSFIGIARVLKTEGGTAMFDGIAVALHDLLEQEEKHKQDKTVLIVLTDGASRDDRLDQAQIKKMAAEFKIPMYILGMEADDGLMEELIKTARSTGGDAFRVTPKDVKGRIASLLNSQL comes from the coding sequence ATGCACAAATCATACAAATCCAATTTGAATTTGATGGCTGTCATTTACGCAGCCTTTGTAGCGGTCATTGTGGGAGTGACGGCCCCCTCTCTTGCTGGCTGGTGGCCATGGGGTCAATCAGATCAGGATAAAAAGGAAGAAATAGCTGAAAATAGTAGAGAGCAAAGACTCGCCAACCTGCGCACTCAAGTCGAAGCGCTTAAACTGAAAGATCTCAAAGAACGCAAGTTCAGTGGAGAAATCCGGTTCACAGAGGGCAGAGTGAGCGAAAAGAGTGATCCTTCAACTGCCTTGGACGGCAGCTCCGAGATCCAATCGGATTTGAGTTTTTCCATTCCTGATATTGACACTTTCGCAGTTCCCGTTCTGCCGGATACCGGCGACCACACCATAACGGTTGAGATTTTTTCATCTACCGAAAAATCAACCGATAAAGGCCGCGACAATTGGTTAAACCAAATGGCACGCCTCTACAATGAACTTCCAAGTAAAGCTGGTAAGGTGGCTATTCGGCGAATCGATTCTGGAACGGCCTATCAGTTTTTAGTGCAACAGATGCTCAAACCGGACGAGGCCTATTCTGTTGAAGCCTTCTCTCCCTCCAATGGCTTGTGGGTAAGAATGGCAGAAGCAAGAGGTGTGCCTCTTGCTAAAATCAGCGACAGTTTAGTTCAGAATGTAGCTGGAATTGTTATTTCAAAGGAAAAACTCCGACTAATTAATAATGGCCTTGATGCAGCTCAATTCTCGGTGACAAACCTAGTTGATGCCGTCAATAACGGTAAAATAAGAATGGGCTATACGAATCCCTATTCGAGTTCGACCGGATTGAATTTCTTGGCGACCGTTTTAGAAACTTTGGCCGCTCAAAACCAAACCGATTTTTCAAGCCCCTTGGTCACTGATGCCTTCCGAAAATTTCAGGATGGAGTCCCATTGATTTATGAATCGACCTTACAAATGCGTGAGGCCGTAAAGGGCGGAGAGTCTTTGGATGCGATGGTCATGGAATATCAGACTTTCATTAATTCAGCTGATCTCCGGGACAGATTCCAATTCCTGCCATTTGGAGAACCCCATGGAAATCCCCTCTATGCCTCGAGCGATCTCGACCACAAAAAAATGGAAATCCTGAAAGACTTTGCTCACTTTGTTGAACAAAATGCAGACGCAAAACAAATGGCTCGTGAAATGGGGTTCTTTGGCAGACCGGACTATGTCTCTGGCAGTCAGGTGAGTGGAAAAGATCTTATTGCCATGCAAAAAATTTGGAAACGGGAAAAAACCTCCGGTCGTTCTGTGAACGCAATCTTTCTCGGCGATATTAGCGGATCCATGAACGACTATAAAAGGCTTCAAATGGTGATTGAATCTCTGGTTATTGGAGCTGAATTTATTCGCCCCGAAAACCGCGTGGGACTTATATTATTTGATGATCGAGTCACCAGGGCTCTTCCGATCGAACCATTTTTGAACAAACAAAAACTGAGCTTTATTGGAATTGCCAGAGTTTTAAAAACTGAGGGTGGAACCGCCATGTTTGATGGTATTGCGGTTGCCCTTCATGACTTGCTCGAGCAAGAAGAGAAGCACAAACAGGATAAGACTGTTCTGATTGTGCTGACTGATGGAGCATCGAGAGACGACAGGCTCGATCAGGCACAAATCAAAAAAATGGCAGCTGAGTTCAAAATTCCGATGTATATTTTGGGGATGGAAGCTGATGATGGTTTGATGGAAGAATTGATAAAAACAGCTCGAAGCACCGGCGGAGATGCATTCCGAGTGACACCCAAAGACGTCAAGGGCCGTATTGCAAGTCTGCTCAATTCACAATTGTAG
- a CDS encoding glutamate racemase: MFLEASDRAEFPIAVFDSGVGGLTVLKSLAEDFPKENFLYLGDSARLPYGTKSPLTIRHYVEQNIQFLLSCKVKAIVVACNSASSVLDLERKIAVPLYEVIGPGARTAYKISQTLSIGVIATRATVNRGAYVRALHELDPRTKVFQQACPLLVPLVEEGWVQDPLTNLVIHRYLSPIATQEIDTLILGCTHYPILKESIAKVMGGGVTLVDSGKAISAEIMSDMNEGKLKGNPAGSGEIEILNTDLDQHIQFTAERILHPFKAAKFTHVNLTASDISNLDQIRNF, from the coding sequence ATGTTTCTTGAAGCTTCTGATAGGGCTGAATTTCCAATTGCCGTTTTTGACTCTGGAGTCGGTGGCCTCACTGTGCTCAAGTCTTTGGCTGAAGATTTCCCTAAAGAAAATTTCCTTTATTTGGGAGACTCTGCAAGGCTTCCTTACGGAACAAAATCGCCGCTCACGATTCGTCATTACGTGGAACAAAACATTCAGTTTCTTTTGAGCTGCAAGGTAAAAGCCATCGTGGTCGCTTGCAACTCCGCCTCAAGCGTTCTGGATCTCGAAAGAAAAATCGCAGTGCCTCTTTACGAGGTCATCGGACCGGGAGCGCGTACAGCCTATAAAATCTCACAAACTCTCAGTATTGGCGTCATTGCCACGAGAGCCACTGTCAACCGAGGGGCTTACGTCCGCGCCCTTCATGAACTCGATCCACGCACAAAAGTATTTCAGCAAGCCTGTCCGCTCTTGGTCCCTCTCGTTGAAGAAGGATGGGTTCAAGATCCCCTTACGAATCTGGTGATCCATCGCTATCTGAGCCCGATAGCTACGCAGGAAATCGACACACTCATTCTTGGCTGCACCCACTACCCCATTTTGAAAGAATCCATTGCAAAGGTTATGGGCGGCGGAGTGACTCTCGTCGATTCTGGGAAGGCAATTAGCGCCGAGATAATGAGCGATATGAACGAAGGAAAATTAAAAGGGAACCCCGCAGGCTCCGGAGAAATCGAGATACTCAATACCGATCTTGACCAACACATTCAATTCACAGCTGAAAGAATATTGCATCCCTTTAAAGCCGCCAAATTCACGCATGTAAATCTCACAGCTTCGGACATTTCCAATCTCGACCAAATAAGGAATTTTTAA
- a CDS encoding winged helix-turn-helix transcriptional regulator, with protein MRRTVSIQKIKKSCEEVCLILKSLSHPQRLLILGHLLEGPKTVGELVGLCGASQSQMSQFLIRMKFEGLISSEKDGKYQVYSLADKRLVGLMKTIQAEYCKG; from the coding sequence GTGAGACGCACCGTTTCTATCCAGAAGATAAAGAAGTCCTGTGAGGAAGTGTGTCTCATTCTGAAGTCACTTTCTCATCCTCAGCGGCTTCTTATTCTTGGACATTTACTTGAGGGACCAAAAACAGTGGGTGAACTCGTGGGCCTTTGTGGCGCCTCACAGTCGCAAATGTCACAATTCCTAATCCGGATGAAGTTTGAGGGCCTGATTAGCTCTGAAAAAGACGGAAAATATCAGGTCTATTCTTTGGCAGACAAGCGCCTGGTCGGTCTAATGAAGACGATTCAGGCGGAATATTGCAAAGGTTGA